A genomic region of Anopheles aquasalis chromosome Y, idAnoAquaMG_Q_19, whole genome shotgun sequence contains the following coding sequences:
- the LOC126579823 gene encoding cell cycle control protein 50A — MPETVEGAEVPKTKRPSDSAFKQQRLPAWQPVLTAGTVLPAFFLIGIVFIPIGVLLLISSNSITEFVYDYTHCMPEAGNQTCAEIISRSPGRGTDCECTIAFELPEDFLGKVYLYYGMTNYYQNHRRYVKSRDDDQLLGRLSSTPSSDCAPFAYIDEEEQKPIAPCGAIANSLFSDRFEMYSVTLDRKVPLLQTEIAWPSDRQIKFRNPEGDLKEALRGFYSPKAWNRQLWELDPTNKDNNGFQNEDLIVWMRTAALPTFRKLHRRIDHSQDGFQEGLSKGNYTFKVMYSYSVIEFEGTKKFILSTTSLLGGKNPFLGFAYIIVGSVCLLLGLVLLIIHVKCNKTNGGISNVHQRSSSRP; from the exons ATGCCGGAAACGGTGGAAGGCGCTGAGGTGCCCAAGACAAAGCGCCCCTCGG ATTCGGCCTTCAAGCAGCAACGACTGCCCGCCTGGCAGCCCGTTCTCACCGCTGGCACAGTCCTGCCAGCATTCTTCCTTATTGGCATCGTGTTCATACCAATCGgggtgctgctcctgatcTCATCGAATTCG ATAACCGAGTTCGTGTACGACTACACGCACTGCATGCCGGAAGCGGGAAATCAAACGTGCGCCGAAATCATCAGCCGGAGCCCGGGCAGGGGCACGGATTGTGAATGCACCATAGCGTTCGAGCTACCGGAGGATTTCCTCGGTAAGGTATACCTCTACTACGGGATGACCAACTACTATCAAAACCATCGCCGATATGTGAAGTCGCGCGACGACGATCAACTGCTTGGACGATTGTCCTCCACGCCATCAAGCGATTGTGCGCCGTTTGCGTACATAGACGAGGAAGAGCAAAAACCGATAGCACCGTGCGGTGCGATCGCGAACTCGCTGTTCAGCGACCGGTTCGAGATGTACTCGGTTACGCTCGACCGGaaggtgccgctgctgcaaacCGAGATCGCCTGGCCGTCGGATCGACAGATCAAGTTCCGCAACCCGGAAGGTGATCTCAAGGAGGCTTTGCGTGGCTTTTACAGCCCGAAGGCGTGGAACCGGCAGCTGTGGGAGCTGGATCCGACGAACAAGGACAACAATGGTTTCCAGAACGAGGATCTGATCGTGTGGATGCGCACCGCCGCACTGCCGACCTTCCGGAAGCTACACCGTCGCATCGATCACTCGCAGGACGGGTTCCAGGAGGGGCTTAGCAAGGGGAACTACACGTTCAAGGTTATGTATT CCTACTCGGTGATTGAGTTCGAGGGCACCAAGAAGTTCATCCTCTCCACGACCTCGCTACTGGGTGGTAAGAATCCGTTCCTTGGGTTTGCTTACATCATCGTCGGCAGTGTTTGCCTGCTGCTAGGACTAGTGCTGCTTATCATTCACGTAAAGTGCAACAAAAC TAACGGCGGCATCAGCAACGTCCATCAGCGGTCGTCTTCGCGCCCATAG
- the LOC126579906 gene encoding sodium- and chloride-dependent GABA transporter 1-like, translated as MLLLSTPQGVFFFNIVQWTPIKYLGYSYPFWAHAFGWFTALSSMLCIPGYMIWLWRNTPGDRANKIRLIVRIEDTVSQLRERMRADAEKGMEL; from the exons ATGCTACTCCTTTCCACTCCACAGGGCGTATTCTTCTTTAACATCGTGCAATGGACTCCGATCAAGTACTTGGGCTACTCGTATCCGTTCTGGGCCCACGCGTTCGGCTGGTTCACGGCGCTCTCGTCGATGCTGTGCATCCCTGGCTACATGATTTGGCTTTGGAGAAACACTCCCGGTGATCGCGCGAAC AAAATCCGTCTGATCGTCCGGATCGAGGACACCGTGAGCCAGCTGCGGGAGAGAATGCGGGCCGACGCCGAGAAGGGCATGGAGCTATAA